In the Sebastes fasciatus isolate fSebFas1 chromosome 12, fSebFas1.pri, whole genome shotgun sequence genome, TAAACCAGCAGTATCCTccaagagatttttttttttagaaattagtagggctgtcaatcgattcaaatatttagtcgcgattaatcgtatgattgtccatggttAACGGTGataaatcgcacatttttctatctgttcaaaacgtaccttaaagggagatttgtcaagtatttaatactcttatcaacatgggagtgggcaaatatgctgattcatgcaaatgtatgtatatatttattattggaaatcaattaacaacacaaaacaatgacacatattgtccagaaaccctcacaggtactgcatttagcataaaaaatatgctcaaatcacaacatggcaaactcaagccagacaggcaacaacagctgtcagtgtgtcagtgtgctgacttgactatgatttgccccaaactgcatgtgattatcataaagtgggcatgtctgtaaaggggagactcgtgggtacccagagaacccattttttaAAACGGATTTGCGTAAATgagttattatcgtgttaactttgacagccctagaaactagatatgttttcatgctttaaagcagcagtgggtatgaatggagcaaatatgattaaacatttttttttttataaaacggtcgctatatcctgaaagtagtgcatgagacgggtaatctgaaaaaaatcatgtgcctctgtgtcctccggtgctcctaacggcatctgcaagatttcacagactggaggaaaacaaccaatcagagctgaggaggagtctgccgtccagcttccaCTCgtaaactccgaccaaacggtcaaactaggcacgctgatcaaatacaaatcaatattctgttactgtaatgcctatttctcgcctcaaatgttttcagaaacatcttgtagtgcacggtttagctgtaaaatgagaaagtttgtgacccggcagccatgttaagatctcttgaggaaataccacccaccagctggagtacagccaataggaacactctctctctgaaattacctgtgattggtcaaagtcttccgtcacgggctagatttaaAGTGTGaagacagagccatgaggaggtgcagaagtctagttttctctcagaacacttgaattacaatatgctgaaaggttattatggaatttttgcccaatgattccAGAAAATTGttgactactgaagctttaatatcaCATTTTAAAACGCACACACATGCCCATCAAGATTAAACAAGTATAACAACTCCTCTCAAACTTACGATGCGTTATTCACCAATGGTTTTTGACCAGGGCTGTTAGCCTGTCAAGAATTGTGCGACTTGCTAAATCCCGATGGACGATTCTAATGGTTTGTCAAATTTGGGTTCAATcgtcaaatatatatatttttaagattAACATGTAATTTAACATGTTACGCATGTTTTGTTACTACTTGAGAGATAGtaataaaacaatgtttttgtcaCCATCTGAAACATTCCTCCATTAATGCTCTCTCGGAGCCTCTCCACAGCTTTAATGAGCCCAGCGGGATACAAACATCCTGCATTAAGTAAATCCAAAACAGCAAAGAGGTTTTACAGAAGTGAAGTCTTACCCCACATCAAATATAGAAGTGCTCCTCTGAATTGCGCTGGCCAAATACCTCCCACCAACACTAGTGATCTTGTTTTTACCAATCCTAAGGACAAAGCAATGTCAACATCAATTTAAGAAACATATGAccacaaaatattcatttttacagttattataatcatcattattataatattctAATTCTATATTGGTACAAGTTAGAAACATACTTGACGACTCGCAGCTTTGGGCATTCCTCAATTATCTGAGCCACTAGCTTGGCTCCAGCATCTGTGATGTGATTGTTGTAAAGCCTGAGGACAAAAATACAGATTAAGGCTCAAGATTCTGTTTCACtctcagaaaaacaaaagcagaattGTACTTTATGGAGCACTAATACTTGTTTGTATAGCCAAAAATATAATCATGTACCCAAGAGACCAAAATGTAGCTTTGAACAAAACAGTAGTTAGAAATATAGTACACTCCCCTTTTACCCACTGGTTCCTTTTTCTTCTAATTAAAATGTTCCAATTCCCCCTGCACTGCAACTTCGTGCTGCTGCTACTAAAGCCTTGGGGCAAACAAATCTGCAAATATTTGCTCCACCTCTCATTAACTTCCTTTGAAAACCATGAACCAAGCACACAACTAAATTACTAGTGCATGAAGCAGCAGAGCAAGCCACAGCATTTTTGTAGTCCTAAACAGAATACTCCTGTTAGCATGAGGGCTATAGTCTCTACACTGACAGTGTGTATTAGCAGGTAACTTAAGTGTCTTCCACTAAATAAAACTCCATGTGAAACATCAAACTCTCCACAGCAACTGAAAGCAATTGTTTGACTAAAAACCTAGTCTAGACGGATATGAATAACACTTTTCATGTCATGTAGAACATGAATGTTACGTATAACTATGACCAGAACATTTATGGAAAAACTGCTTTTTCAAAAGTCAGGAATGACCTTTCAGTCCAACAATATAAGTCAACATGGACGAAATCTGCTCAGAAAAATTCTAATTTGATCTATAATTCCATGACAAGTAGGAAAACTAAGACTGGGCAAACTCTAACTGGACGATCGAAAGCTCCACAACAGCTACTGAGTGGACCCACATTCAATCAAGTACTGTATTAAAGAACAATTACTTATACTTTACTtgagcatttatatttaatgccACTTCTTGCTCGTACTCCACCACATTTAAGAGGGAaatattgatgtttttacaccattaaatgtatttttctagttactagttacttttcagatggGATTTTTAAAGATGAAACCACTGGTTCCCAACTTTATTGGCTTTTGACCAATTAGAAACCTGGGGCCACATTTCAGATGTCTATGACTGAAGGCCAATTCAATGCAGAACTTGTAAGGTGAGGTGAACATGTATTTGTAGTTTGTTGTACTGGTTCACTTAAGTAAACattctgaatacttcttccacctctggtcTGGTACATATGTATCTTGGAACAATTGCCAAATTTACTCACCCCAAGAACTCCACAACTTTGTGCTTACATAGCTCCTCTGCAAGAACCTCAATGCTGCTGTCTGACAGGTGATTGACACTCAATCTGAGGACAAGCAGTTTGATTAGTGTTTGGTTAGATGAGTTATAACATCAGTCTGAATATCCCTCAATGGAAATTAGAAGGTAtttagaacatgtttagatTTTTTACCTCACTATTGTCATCTTGCAAAAGGAGGGCTTCAGCTGCTTCACCCCATAgtcactgatgttgttgttgtccatgTCAAGGCCCAGGAACTTCTGACGGTGCTGCAGTACAAAGTTCAGGGCGGTGCAGTCACCTGAGTACACGTTACAGTAACCCAGCTTGATGATGCCAGCTGTGATGCCTTTCGCTGTCATCTGAGCGATGTCTTTGCTCCCTGTCTCAAAGATGCACCTCAGCATCCACAGGAAGTTGGGCAAAACATGAACGATCCTGCCAATGTCACTGTTGTAGTGGGGTAAGCCATGAAGATGGGACTTTACACTGGTGGAAAGGTAGGATTTTAGTAAGGCCCGTTTTTTCTTTAATAACACAGGAGATACCAGATGCTCCATCAGGCCGGTGTGAGCCTTGGACAGCAGTCCACTCAAGAACAGATTGGTGAACTGAAGGTGCTCATTAGTTGCAAATGGCGTCTTTTCACTGGACATTGAGGAGCCACTGATGCAGAAGTCAAAAGGCAGACACATTGATTCTCTTTTCCTGCTGCACTCAGCGAAGAACTTGAGGATGGAGCTGGCAGCAGCCTGCTCATCCAACACTAGAGCAAACGCCGCCAGGAAGGACTGgagggtgacatggaggacttcaAATGTAGCAGGGCTTCCACTTGCATCATTCTCACTGACAGGTCTAAGAAAGCCCAGGGTCAGGTCCTCCTCTGTCAGGCCACACGCAGTGATCTCCTCTTGGCTGCAAATGAAGCTACCTCTCTCCATAACCTGAAGTGCTAGATTGGCAAACGCTGCGAGAGGCCTGAGCCCTGCTTTGAATGTCTCCGAGACACACCGAGTGCTTTTCTTCAGCAGAGATGGCGCGGGTGAGGCTGAGCGGCTGAGGAACACCTCAGACAGCAGGAGGAAGATGCCCGTGAGTGTGATGCAGGTTTCAGGCAGGTGAAAACTATCATGCATGGTGTGCAGGTGCGTAAAGCTCTTGAATACAATCCAGCAGAACAGCGGGGTGGAGCAGAGGCCACAGAGGTGGGGGCTTGCATCCAGCTGAACTGACACCAGCTCACGGTGCTCCTGCTCCTTGAAGTGCAGATCAATGTAGGTCTTCAGATGAGCTGGGGAGAATCCCCGCAGAGCCACCTTCTTTCTGATCACCCTACTCTGTATCTCGGTTCCTGTCCTGGCCGTCAGCACCTTCTGGGAGCCCTTGAGTAGTTTCCCACAGAGCAAGCTGTTGAGCAGCTGGAGGGGGTGTGCCTTGACTTCTGGTGACACCACTTCAGGAACATTCATCAGGTCTTTCATCTGAATCTCATCATAGCCATCGAATGTAAAAAGAACCTTCTCAGGGAAGCGCAGGATGTAGTCAAACACCTCATTATCTGGATCAAGATCTGGGTAGCAGTTGTATTTGAACAATAGGTCTCTGAGGGAGATCTGGTCTGTGTCCTTGAAGATGCTGAACATCCTACAGCGGAACTTAAAGAAGAAGATGGCGTCCGTCTGCAGCTCTTTCCTGGACCAGAGGTTCTGGAGCTTCTGCAGGAGGATGGATTTTCCCACACCGGCATCCCCCGACACGTAGATGGTTTCACCTTGGGGATTGAAGACCGCATGGTCTCCTAGGAGCTGGTCCAGACTCTCCAAGAAGCCCAAACTTTCATTGGTGTCGTTGAACAGTTccatcagtgtgtcagtgtataGGTCCTCCAAACGGGTCTCCTCTCGCTGGCCGTATGACATGATGAAGCTGGTGTCCCGGCTCATCTCATGCCTCAACTTCCCACAATACCTGCTGACTTAGAGGAGGCAGACAGTGAATTATAAGTTCCAGGGATTCAGTTTTCTATTTAGGACAAGACTAATTTTAACCAACCCAAAaatgtatgttgtttttttgtgtttcatgtTTCTTTTATCTTCGCTGCAAACTAAATTTCCCTCGAGACGACAAAGTTAAAGGTTACTAttaaattcttaaaaaacatttttaagtaTCACGGTGACTTTGCTTccccctttttttaaattttaaaatcaataaaaatcaatacataaataaataaaagggaaaattaaacagaagagtaaataaataagggaattaatacgaagataaataaataaagaaacacatattaaaacagaaatataaattaattaattaattgctaTATTTAtctttgatattatttttgctaaatttgatgacatatttatttatttatttattcatttattttttattttggcaggttccgtcctccataccctacacacacatttagcagGAAAAACAAGTCATGAACAGTCGTTGCGTGCGGCCGGGACCGCTCCTGGATCATGTGGCACACAGTTTTTCTGATGCACACCCACAGTTTTATTTTGGCTACGATAGTGGTCTAACCAGGGACCTTTGCTGCACATGTATCTCTCTGtgataaagacaaaaaaatgccCAGCCATACTTACTATTTGAATTATATGAATTATAAGGTCCAGGGATTCAGTTTTCTATTTAGGACGAGACTAATTTTAACCAAACCAAAaatggattttgtttttttgtgttttatgtttttatcttttatctatCGAAACTAAATTTCCCTCAAGACAACAAAGTTAAAGGTTACTACTAAATTCTTAAAAACCCTTTTCAAGTATCGCGGTGACTTTACCTCCCCCATGTGGATTATAGCCTGAGACAGGGCCCGTGTGTATTGTTACACACTTGTATTGACACAGGCATACCATGCCCAGAGTGTTTTCACCAGTTTTAGTGGCAGGTAGAGCAGCATTATGATCCCTGTATGAAATACATTTAGCAGTGGTGACAGGATTCCAGTTTTTGGTGGGCTATGGAAATGTGCAGATTTTTCTTCTAATTGTTCTACTGATTGAATAAGTTTAAAACATGATGGCTTGGTGTTTAATTCACAATTATTTGGACCAATAGAAGACAGGCGCATGAACATACCAGATGGGATGATTATCTAAAACAACTCATCACCTTACAAataaaggagtaacattctTTGCAAAAACTATACAAAAGTCTGGAGCAAAGCACAGTGAGAATAAAAGGgagttaaaggggacctataattcctattttcatgtttctactagaatatgtttacatgctttaatgttcaaaaaacatcatttttctcataccaggtgtgctgcagcacctcttttcaccctaaGTCTTAAACACTCTgcttgagctcctgccccgccctctcgaaaagcccagtctgctctgattggtcagatggcccactgttgtgattggtcaaccgaaccaaactcttcagacttcGCTCCAGCTCCGCGCGaaatagctttgtttgagggcgtgccaaactagccgctaggtaAAACCCCCTTACATGATGTATATGAAGCATAAAAAAGAACATCTTGGTGGCATAGACCAGCATTAGTGATTATAATACTTACTGGGATCTGTGTTGACCACTGTCATCACCGTTACATCACTTTTCGGGTTGTAGTTGATCTCTTTCAACCACGGCTGGAGGTCTATGTATGCATCACATACTTTATATATGACGTAAATAAAGTATTCGCAGGCCTCCTCCCCTTTGCATTGGACTAGATCCAAGATTTTGCGCACCTGAAAAATAATCACAGGAAAGAACGTCTGTGTTGGTTATAACGTCACAAACTTACTTTATTTTTGGATTTTTAaccaatatatattttacagagatttaaaacaatgtatttaagatgtttttttaatgaatgaaaatcaaacaaatgttttttatttaacagaTGTCTTTAGTTTTCCTGCCTGATCCGTCTTGGTGGCAGTTCGCTGTACGATCTCAACATCTTCTTCACAAACGAAGCCACAGGCCAACAGGTTGTCCAGGATGCATTGAATACTCCTCAGCCTGGACACCAGCAGCTCCCTGTGGTAGGTGAGGATGTTAAGGCACGACGCCTTGGCTTCTTCTATCTGACCCATATTTACTGCAGAACTGTCACCTGTGTGGGATTACACGTGGGCAGATTATGAGATAACGGGGGCACCTGGGCACAGACATTCAAAGTGCCCCACCACCTCTCTTACATAGGAGAAAGACACTCTTTTCATAGTCATCGTGaatctctttgtagtcttttcatgtctctttgtggtcattttgagtcttttCCTTGCTGgcccgttcagtaatccatccacgGGATTACAGATGACAAGGAGCCATTTAAGCATTTTGCTTTACGCTCTATAATCACATTTTAGACATCCCCAAATT is a window encoding:
- the nod1 gene encoding nucleotide-binding oligomerization domain-containing protein 1 isoform X1, encoding MGQIEEAKASCLNILTYHRELLVSRLRSIQCILDNLLACGFVCEEDVEIVQRTATKTDQVRKILDLVQCKGEEACEYFIYVIYKVCDAYIDLQPWLKEINYNPKSDVTVMTVVNTDPISRYCGKLRHEMSRDTSFIMSYGQREETRLEDLYTDTLMELFNDTNESLGFLESLDQLLGDHAVFNPQGETIYVSGDAGVGKSILLQKLQNLWSRKELQTDAIFFFKFRCRMFSIFKDTDQISLRDLLFKYNCYPDLDPDNEVFDYILRFPEKVLFTFDGYDEIQMKDLMNVPEVVSPEVKAHPLQLLNSLLCGKLLKGSQKVLTARTGTEIQSRVIRKKVALRGFSPAHLKTYIDLHFKEQEHRELVSVQLDASPHLCGLCSTPLFCWIVFKSFTHLHTMHDSFHLPETCITLTGIFLLLSEVFLSRSASPAPSLLKKSTRCVSETFKAGLRPLAAFANLALQVMERGSFICSQEEITACGLTEEDLTLGFLRPVSENDASGSPATFEVLHVTLQSFLAAFALVLDEQAAASSILKFFAECSRKRESMCLPFDFCISGSSMSSEKTPFATNEHLQFTNLFLSGLLSKAHTGLMEHLVSPVLLKKKRALLKSYLSTSVKSHLHGLPHYNSDIGRIVHVLPNFLWMLRCIFETGSKDIAQMTAKGITAGIIKLGYCNVYSGDCTALNFVLQHRQKFLGLDMDNNNISDYGVKQLKPSFCKMTIVRLSVNHLSDSSIEVLAEELCKHKVVEFLGLYNNHITDAGAKLVAQIIEECPKLRVVKIGKNKITSVGGRYLASAIQRSTSIFDVGMWGNSIGDEGAEAFAEALRHHPSLTNLSLSANDITSKGGKCLAEALKENSTLRILWLVHNELTDDAAPHLAELVQANTGLIHLWLISNQFTVDGIKHLADALTHITAVKDICVKGNQLTEEEEKLFVTEKRLQFH
- the nod1 gene encoding nucleotide-binding oligomerization domain-containing protein 1 isoform X2; its protein translation is MGQIEEAKASCLNILTYHRELLVSRLRSIQCILDNLLACGFVCEEDVEIVQRTATKTDQVRKILDLVQCKGEEACEYFIYVIYKVCDAYIDLQPWLKEINYNPKSDVTVMTVVNTDPSNRYCGKLRHEMSRDTSFIMSYGQREETRLEDLYTDTLMELFNDTNESLGFLESLDQLLGDHAVFNPQGETIYVSGDAGVGKSILLQKLQNLWSRKELQTDAIFFFKFRCRMFSIFKDTDQISLRDLLFKYNCYPDLDPDNEVFDYILRFPEKVLFTFDGYDEIQMKDLMNVPEVVSPEVKAHPLQLLNSLLCGKLLKGSQKVLTARTGTEIQSRVIRKKVALRGFSPAHLKTYIDLHFKEQEHRELVSVQLDASPHLCGLCSTPLFCWIVFKSFTHLHTMHDSFHLPETCITLTGIFLLLSEVFLSRSASPAPSLLKKSTRCVSETFKAGLRPLAAFANLALQVMERGSFICSQEEITACGLTEEDLTLGFLRPVSENDASGSPATFEVLHVTLQSFLAAFALVLDEQAAASSILKFFAECSRKRESMCLPFDFCISGSSMSSEKTPFATNEHLQFTNLFLSGLLSKAHTGLMEHLVSPVLLKKKRALLKSYLSTSVKSHLHGLPHYNSDIGRIVHVLPNFLWMLRCIFETGSKDIAQMTAKGITAGIIKLGYCNVYSGDCTALNFVLQHRQKFLGLDMDNNNISDYGVKQLKPSFCKMTIVRLSVNHLSDSSIEVLAEELCKHKVVEFLGLYNNHITDAGAKLVAQIIEECPKLRVVKIGKNKITSVGGRYLASAIQRSTSIFDVGMWGNSIGDEGAEAFAEALRHHPSLTNLSLSANDITSKGGKCLAEALKENSTLRILWLVHNELTDDAAPHLAELVQANTGLIHLWLISNQFTVDGIKHLADALTHITAVKDICVKGNQLTEEEEKLFVTEKRLQFH
- the nod1 gene encoding nucleotide-binding oligomerization domain-containing protein 1 isoform X4; the encoded protein is MSRDTSFIMSYGQREETRLEDLYTDTLMELFNDTNESLGFLESLDQLLGDHAVFNPQGETIYVSGDAGVGKSILLQKLQNLWSRKELQTDAIFFFKFRCRMFSIFKDTDQISLRDLLFKYNCYPDLDPDNEVFDYILRFPEKVLFTFDGYDEIQMKDLMNVPEVVSPEVKAHPLQLLNSLLCGKLLKGSQKVLTARTGTEIQSRVIRKKVALRGFSPAHLKTYIDLHFKEQEHRELVSVQLDASPHLCGLCSTPLFCWIVFKSFTHLHTMHDSFHLPETCITLTGIFLLLSEVFLSRSASPAPSLLKKSTRCVSETFKAGLRPLAAFANLALQVMERGSFICSQEEITACGLTEEDLTLGFLRPVSENDASGSPATFEVLHVTLQSFLAAFALVLDEQAAASSILKFFAECSRKRESMCLPFDFCISGSSMSSEKTPFATNEHLQFTNLFLSGLLSKAHTGLMEHLVSPVLLKKKRALLKSYLSTSVKSHLHGLPHYNSDIGRIVHVLPNFLWMLRCIFETGSKDIAQMTAKGITAGIIKLGYCNVYSGDCTALNFVLQHRQKFLGLDMDNNNISDYGVKQLKPSFCKMTIVRLSVNHLSDSSIEVLAEELCKHKVVEFLGLYNNHITDAGAKLVAQIIEECPKLRVVKIGKNKITSVGGRYLASAIQRSTSIFDVGMWGNSIGDEGAEAFAEALRHHPSLTNLSLSANDITSKGGKCLAEALKENSTLRILWLVHNELTDDAAPHLAELVQANTGLIHLWLISNQFTVDGIKHLADALTHITAVKDICVKGNQLTEEEEKLFVTEKRLQFH
- the nod1 gene encoding nucleotide-binding oligomerization domain-containing protein 1 isoform X3, translating into MGQIEEAKASCLNILTYHRELLVSRLRSIQCILDNLLACGFVCEEDVEIVQRTATKTDQVRKILDLVQCKGEEACEYFIYVIYKVCDAYIDLQPWLKEINYNPKSDVTVMTVVNTDPISRYCGKLRHEMSRDTSFIMSYGQREETRLEDLYTDTLMELFNDTNESLGFLESLDQLLGDHAVFNPQGETIYVSGDAGVGKSILLQKLQNLWSRKELQTDAIFFFKFRCRMFSIFKDTDQISLRDLLFKYNCYPDLDPDNEVFDYILRFPEKVLFTFDGYDEIQMKDLMNVPEVVSPEVKAHPLQLLNSLLCGKLLKGSQKVLTARTGTEIQSRVIRKKVALRGFSPAHLKTYIDLHFKEQEHRELVSVQLDASPHLCGLCSTPLFCWIVFKSFTHLHTMHDSFHLPETCITLTGIFLLLSEVFLSRSASPAPSLLKKSTRCVSETFKAGLRPLAAFANLALQVMERGSFICSQEEITACGLTEEDLTLGFLRPVSENDASGSPATFEVLHVTLQSFLAAFALVLDEQAAASSILKFFAECSRKRESMCLPFDFCISGSSMSSEKTPFATNEHLQFTNLFLSGLLSKAHTGLMEHLVSPVLLKKKRALLKSYLSTSVKSHLHGLPHYNSDIGRIVHVLPNFLWMLRCIFETGSKDIAQMTAKGITAGIIKLGYCNVYSGDCTALNFVLQHRQKFLGLDMDNNNISDYGVKQLKPSFCKMTIVRLSVNHLSDSSIEVLAEELCKHKVVEFLGLYNNHITDAGAKLVAQIIEECPKLRVVKIGKNKITSVGGRYLASAIQRSTSIFDVGMWGNSIGDEGAEAFAEALRHHPSLTNLSLSANDITSKGGKCLAEALKENSTLRILWLVHNELTDDAAPHLAELVQANTGLIHLWLISNQFTVDGIKHLADALTHITAVKDIW